The Bacteroidota bacterium DNA segment TAAAGTTTGGGATCCATCGAAGATTGCAATCATCTTAGATCATCGTGTACCTGCAGAAAGTTCGAAAACCGCGACAAACCAGCAGAAGATCCGCGACTTTGTGGGCAAACAGGGTATTGCTAAGTTTCACGACATTCGCGGCGATGAAGGCGGAATTTGCCATCAAGTTTTACCGGAGAACGGTTATGTCATTCCCGGGTCAGTTATTGTCGGCACAGATAGCCACACAACGAGTCATGGCGCACTTGGCACATTTGCTTTCGGTATCGGTGCAACAGAGATGGCAAGTGTGTGGACTCTTGGAACGGTTCTCAACGTTGAAGTTCCGGGAACAATAAAAGTGTATGTCAATGGGAAGTTTCCATCAGGAGTTTATCCAAAAGATTTAATTCTTTATTTGATTGGAAAATTAACTGCCGAAGGTGCGAACTTTAAAGTGCTCGAATTTCATGGCGAGACAATTAATAATATGAGCACTTCCGGTCGCTTAACACTTTCAAATATGTCGGTAGAAGCAGGCGCCACATCGGGAATTGTTCCAGCTGATGAAGAAACACTGCGATACTTGCTTGAAGAAGCGTTCGTTGGATATAAGGGTGAACTTTTAAAACCCGATATTGATGCAAAATATGATCAAGTAATTGAAATTGATGTTTCCAAACTCAATCCCCAAATCGCATGTCCACACACAGTGGATAACGTGAAACCAATTTCAGAAATTATAAATGTAAAAGTAAATCAAA contains these protein-coding regions:
- a CDS encoding 3-isopropylmalate dehydratase large subunit; amino-acid sequence: MAMTLVEKILAKATGQSSVKAGDVLEPLVDLAMSHENAALVINQFTEIYKDTGISLKVWDPSKIAIILDHRVPAESSKTATNQQKIRDFVGKQGIAKFHDIRGDEGGICHQVLPENGYVIPGSVIVGTDSHTTSHGALGTFAFGIGATEMASVWTLGTVLNVEVPGTIKVYVNGKFPSGVYPKDLILYLIGKLTAEGANFKVLEFHGETINNMSTSGRLTLSNMSVEAGATSGIVPADEETLRYLLEEAFVGYKGELLKPDIDAKYDQVIEIDVSKLNPQIACPHTVDNVKPISEIINVKVNQIVIGSCTNGRLDDLEVAAKILKGKKVAKDVRMLVFPASWRIYREALKRGYIAELMDAGAVIMNSNCGCCLGVHQGALADGDISLSTTNRNFKGRQGNPNSEVYLCSAAVAAASAITGIITDPRGVN